A single window of Nicotiana sylvestris chromosome 5, ASM39365v2, whole genome shotgun sequence DNA harbors:
- the LOC104240883 gene encoding SKP1-like protein 11, with protein sequence MASSSTIPATENKVLILKSSDGDEFQLEESIAIGSVTIKNMVEDDCASNTIPLPNVDTEALVKIFEYLKKHAEISGSDEEEEIKKTKIKDFDKEFVSVKMQKLFNIILAANFLDIKALLDLCAQAIADKIKNKSHVAVRKIFNVECDYTKGEEEAVRKENAWAFEGEEFDESLD encoded by the coding sequence ATGGCTTCATCTTCAACAATACCTGCAACAGAGAATAAGGTTTTGATCTTGAAGAGTAGCGATGGCGATGAGTTCCAACTAGAAGAATCCATCGCCATCGGGTCTGTAACAatcaagaacatggtagaagatgATTGTGCGTCCAACACCATACCGCTACCCAACGTTGACACTGAAGCCCTAGTCAAAATATTTGAGTATCTCAAAAAGCATGCAGAAATCTCGGGttcagacgaagaagaagaaatcaagaaaacaaaaatcaagGACTTTGATAAGGAATTCGTTAGCGTTAAGATGCAAAAACTCTTCAACATCATATTGGCTGCGAATTTCCTTGACATTAAGGCTTTGCTCGATCTTTGTGCTCAGGCTATTGCTGATAAGATCAAGAACAAGTCGCACGTGGCTGTTCGAAAAATTTTCAATGTTGAATGTGATTACACTAAGGGGGAAGAAGAGGCCGTTCGAAAAGAAAATGCATGGGCCTTTGAAGGAGAAGAGTTCGATGAATCCCTTGACTAG